TAATCATGCTCGAGctaatattttgttaatttttcaataCTTAATACTTTAATTTGTATGTATTGTCTAGGATATTAAGGTACAATTAAAGAATGATCGGTCAAGCTTCGGTATAATGGTATGGTTTCCTTTATAAAGAGTTATTGAGTATTAAAAGTTTAGGgtattaattgtttttttcaATGGTTCTTAATAAATTATATGCAGATATAACTCTCCTATAATCAAGGTACGACTTCAAATTATCATACTCTGGATTTACTATATTGTATGTGTAGTCTTTCATATTTAACATTCAAATCATTGTTAATGATTGGATTGAAAATAAGGTTTTTTTCGTTTATGATTATACTCATTTATGTTTGTAGTCGTATACGTGTATTCTAAATTTCTAAAATATCGTAGTGATTTTGTAATGTTATTTTCTTCTATCCTAATATTGTTAAGTATGATGGTAGGTGGTCGTTCAATTGATCTTGAAGTACAGAGTAAGATGGATCATTTACAAATTAGTGATGAATACAATTTTTTTATCAAGGCCATGGCCCATGGAAGAGGCAAATCAAATAGAGGAATAGATGATTAGATCATAATTACACTTTATTTTGAAGATATTTGTTATGGCCGGAAAAATTTCATCATGATCTCTCTTAATGATATCACAACTCACAAGTCGATTAAATTAAACTCCCCAAAATAAACTTATCTAATAATGATTATCATCAACTAATGCCATCATGATAAAAGTATATCGGTTAGTGACAAGTATGATAAAAGAGTGTATTTTTTAAGAGTCTCATTAAATATAATCTAAAATTTGAACCATATTTGAGTTGCACATTAGATAGATTACGCCATTTGCACGTTAGtatattatacggagtacaatAGTTGTAGCACATATCTTAAACTTATACGTATAAGatttaaatttcagatctaAATTAAAGTAAGGAGATGTTAGATACTTTAATTAAGTGGACACCAAACTCATCGAGATTTTTTGACTCTTTTACGGGTAAAGAGGTAGCatatatataatagagattaaatATCATTCAATATTCAGTTTTATCAGTAAAATTAAGGTGAAGTCAACAAAGTTTAAGTATAGAAGACTGGCTAACTAAGCTttgttctattcaccttatttcaacATATTTGatgaaaaataagtttagataaagtAAGTTAAGCtcaaatatacttcctccgtcttttagtactcgcaacgtttggacttttgccactattcatataatatactttgactattcgtagtgttttttgtataagataaaacatagtcatgtgggatcttgttagattcgtctcaatgtgtattttcaaaatatcaactttttataatttttgcataaagagaatttaagatataaatgatcaaagttgtgcattggcatgcgtgaaactaacaaacgttgcgagtattaaaagacggaggaagtataagtttTTAAAAGATAAGTTtgtgaaaaataagatttaccTAAAGTTTAGAACAAATAAGTGAAAAAAGCAGGTGAATAGAATGCATCTTACGTGAGAACAAAATCACCCAAGTTTAAATATACAACTAATACAACCTTACAGTTTTATATTTGGTCAATGACAACAATTTTCTTGCCCTCTTAATTTGCTTGGTATTGAAAATGTTGTTTAGTTACAACCTAGTTTTACAAGTCAAAAAGGGTGTCTTCTTGCTCCAATCAAAATATATGAATAAAAATCAATTGATGTAATTAATCTTTCATCATCTAGCAGCTTAAATGTAGTCTCCTTACACAGTGTATACTACTTACATCATGTAGCAGCTTAAATGTATATACTAACTGAGTAATTAATACTAGTTGATAAACAAAAGAAGAAACATATGACTATATACAATAATTAAGAATATACATCCTGCACAAACCCATCAATAACAAACAATTTCATCTAACAActcattaaaaatcaaatccTCCAATTCTAGACCAAGACCTTCAGCATCCGTTTGAAGATTCAGCCAACCATTCTTGTCCTTTGATAAGTCATGACTCACTGCAACATCAAGAGACGGGTCTAACTCCGCCCTCCAACTTAGGTACTCTCCAACATATTTCCAAACTTGTCCAACACCAAGTCTTTTCCCATTTCTTGTAGGACAAACATGACACCCAGATAATAATGCTTTGGGGTAATACACATTGGATCGTTCGTGAATATCTATCAATGCCTCGTTAATTAAATCAAACACCACTTTACGGTTAGACCTGGAAATGAAAATTGTATCTTTGTCTGACGATTTGGGCTCAAAAGGACAGCAAACTTCAATTCCATCAAATAATGCAGGGTCAAGTGGTTGAGTTTGCGAGTGCCACTCGTCGCATTGGTTTTCTGTTGTTGCTAAGCCTGCTATATCAATAACATATTTCACATACTGATAGTCCACTGAAAACTGGTCATCTAATTGAGTCTCCTCTTCCAAATTTCTACTGATAGATGATGGGCTAATTAACACTGAAGGTGATTCTGCAAACAAAAGTGAATGATGTTATTAACTTTCAAAATTATAGTGCATACTTAGATCATTAGAGAGAATTATATTACCTTCAGAAATTGGCCAATCCACTATTTCAATCTCGTCTTTTTGAGAAGAACAACCCTCTAGATTTGTTTCGCGATTTCTAGCTGCTGCCATTGCATCAAACTGTTCCTCAAAACTCTGCCTTTGTGTTTGTGATTCTGCAGGACTCTCAACTTCTCTAGGGGAATCATGCCTTAATTTCATTTCTCCATAATTCGTGTTGTTCCATCTTTTAAGACTAGCTCGAGATGGTTCATTTGAAGTGAACAAATGAGACTCACTCTCAGACAGATAGTCTCTTTCTTTAAAAGATCTCTGCCCTTGAAGATCATTCAATAACCCGAAATCCTTGTCATTCTTCAACCTTAAACTCTTAGATAGATGCTTCTTAATCGCTTTATTACTACTAGTATCAAACAAATAACCAAATTTGTCCAAGGAGTAATCAGTAATAGATGATGATCTAGCAATACCTTGTGACTTTGCCTTCTGAAGCACACGTGCATTGCCGGACACAGGCCAAACTTCATTGTACTTATGTTGTTCAACTTTGGTTTGTCTAGTTTCAAAATTACAAGGATTCAGGGAAGGAAATGTACCACACTTAACCAACTTGAGTTTTCTTGGAGGACTGTCTTGCATAACTCTTAGGAACAAGTCGTAATCCACTTTGTACAACTCTAATACACCCACGAAATCATTCGAATCCTTTTGTTTAACGTTTGTTCCCTGGTTCATATTACTCGCTACATCTACTTGATTAGTGCTTttaatcagcttcggatttgcCTTAAGAAGAGACAATAAACTTGGAGcacaatcatcatcatcacattTATTCTTATGGCCTTGGAATTCAGGCTCTTGAACAACCATATCTAATTCCCTTGAGTTGCTTTTCTCTTTCATAAATGCTTTTATTCTGGCTTTCAGTGACCTCTTGCTAACCGAACCATCCCCCGAATTAACCTGATAAATTTTTCAATTCGCAAGTTAAGTACTTTTGCGGATAGTGtaacaacaaattaaacaataaaattaatattCTTCTCACCAAGTTCACGTCTcataggaagaaaaaaaaaaaaaaaaatcgaaaatcatACTCAATCCTACATTTTCTTAATTAATCACAAGTACTTGTATTATTTTGGAATGTTAAACAAAGTTGTCATCTACCCATACATAGACAGACATATAGTAACGTGTTTTATGATTGAATTATTGCAAAAACACTTAAATTAATTAGTTGCATCTTTCAATAAAATCATCGATAAACAATAAGGAATGAGACGAATAAGTAAATTAAGACGGAGAGAGTAGGAGTACTATGTGTATCGAGTAATTTAACAAGTTGTATTAATGaattttctaaaaataaaaacatacagAGGCCAAGTGCTTAAAGACCAAATCCTCCTCCAATTCTTGTGAATGATTGATTCCATGTTCTACCTCTGGATTTATTCCTTTACCtacataaaaagaaaataaaaaaacaaataagtTTGTGCAAATTGAAAATGAATTACAAAtccaatgtcaaaaaaaaaagaaaaaaaaaagaaagaaaatgaatTAGAAAGATAAATAAGGTGAAGAAGAGTAAGCTGCTAACTTTTGGTAGATTGATCAAGGGATGATTTATGCTTCTTGTAAGGAAGCATTTTTCTAACGTTATGCCATGGATGATAATTAAACATTTGGAATACAGCCCATATACATCCTGGATGATCTTCTCCAACACTTATATACGACTGTTTTCGCCGTAAATATTTTCCCATCTCCAATTTCAATTCTCCCCCCACCCCTCCTGATCGAATAATTGATGATAAAATTACCTGAAATGATCTGAAGGACTCAGGAGTTGTGAGGGGtttaagaggagagagaaatatgaATGTTTGGAGAACTGGAGGAGGATTAATGGTTAATTTAATGAAGAAATTAATTGGCTTTGGGTTTGGGTTGGTAACATCTTTTAGATTTGATTAATTATTGCCTTCCTTCAACGTAAACAGGGCTGAccatgaaaatgaaaatgaaaatgaaaaagaaaaggagaattGCTGAAGATTAattataaaacataattaatcttCAACAATTCTCCTTTATGAAAACTTGTTGAAGTTGAAAGATTGAAGATTAGAGTACGGGTCTTCTTTGTctgctctttttcttttcttttttcttttttcttttttcttttttcttttttctaacTGGAACCATCAATGAATATACCAACGCAGAACCCGCCAGATTTTTTTGTGGGGGATTTCCTTTCTACACGCCATTGCCAAGTCAGTCTTTAACTCTTCCcctgttttttttattgtttttttttttttttttgcttctagtattttggatttttttttttttagtttttaacATCTTCCAAAGTTACGgaaaaaacaaagaaagaaaaactAACTTGATTCAAGCCAAATTGGTAAAAGCTACACCTGGTTATACGTAGCTCCACATGTAATCGGGTAGTTTTGTTTTTTAACCCCTCAAAAAGCACAATTTTACAGTTTAAAGCACATTTTTACAGGTTAAAGTACATTTTTATAGCTTAAAAGCAGATACATTTCAAAAGAACACATTGTTAGTACGAAAGAACATACGATCGCGAAGAATTTGAGAGGATATGTAAACTGATGTTGGTTGCTCACCTTTTAAGTTTAGGTTTTTTCCCAATTGGAATAAGATATTCAATATCATAATATTTGAAAAACATATGTGcattaaaattgtaaaaatgtgcttttaaactgAAAAATGTGCTTTTTTTGAGGGattaaaaaatacaaaacgaTCCGGTAGCATGTAGATCTACGTACAATCTGGTGTACCTAATAATTTGCGGTCCCCtcacattatgtattttagaATTTTGTACATACTATTtttaccaaaaataaaataaaaaaaatcttatttacaagtggggtataataaatattgtacacaggagtaaaagttaactaaaaatGCTTGAAAGTTAAGCTTACATATgtaaaagtactccctccgtcctggaatacttgacctgttttccttatcgggccgtcccttaatacttgacctgtttctaaaaatggaaatattctaacaatattatattatttctcactccacccctattaacccacctaccccctactccatacaaaaaataattaaaaattcaacccctactcttccCAACCCCACTCTTTacccatttcccactaactacattaaaataataccccactatcaactactacctattaaattaaataagtcaattcaagtcccttaaactctgtgccggtcaaaccgggtcgagtattccgggacggagggagtaataaattttttagtgataattttattttatttattaaaacttatttcattcaaaatcactaataatgtataaaattaatcatttaacactttaaaatgtttatctatcaacttttgtattttactaatataaaagttaatcaaaactaggtaaaagttaccaaaaaatggattaaagttatcttggtgtacaaatttattgtacaccttgtgcgcgcaagactttttaaaaaataaaacaatcatttatgtattttttcctttttatagTCCCCCATAATTTTCAAACTGGTAGTTATCCTAAtaactagtttagggcccgtgcaacgcacgtctactactaaaacaatttattattttaatagtaactaaaagacttgtgatattaggaaaacatgaaagtaaaaaggatatatgaaaaagtataaattcaaagttgtgtaaaaaaatattcaaatgaactaaatttgcatattactatacaaagttaaaaattatagtcgtttacttgtatgtagaacgatctaacaacattaaccaaacccgaatgactcaagactaattttcgaaaagaccagagcataaccgagttagtcaaatacaacatattttgaattgagtaaaaatcttgataaataaacttatatgttactctacttaccatgtattattattttatttaacattcttacttaccagttgccatgtattatattattaatattaaactaacattagtagttcatttattaatattttttatatttcttatcagattaaaaagtgataatacataaacaaaattatatcataaaggaaaaagtaacattgatttagctttcctccaataatatattatgcagtacacatctatggtaattaaaatatatttttatcttagtttcctaaaaatacgtaatttaatttatttattttaaagtaaaaaaataaaaaaacattttgaTGGGAAAAAATCgtaccaggaaatgacacgtgtcattcccggtgtctcttttagtatatagtaatagatattatttttttgattcaAAAGGGGAAGGCGTGcttcaaaagaaaagaaaacaacaAGCAAAGAACCGAAAACAATGAACAGAACACCTACAAAGGAACGAGTCGAGGTAGAGCTACCCCTCTAATATCCTCATCTAAGATACGAAACAAAGCATAAGGGATGTTTTCTAATACATTGAGGTTGGTCTCTTGGACCACACCTTGGTTGGCTAACCAATCCGCCGCCAGGTCGCCTTCACGATAGACATATATCACCTTCCCTGAATTGCTATCACGTATTCCATATCATCTGATTGCAATAATTTATGTAGTGAGCACATTCTCCTCTACCAGCCTCATTATTTTGAAGCACTTAAACACACGCAAGGTTATCTAATTGTACCACCAAGTGCTTAATTTGCAGCTCTTTTGCTAATTCCAATCCTTTAGTAAGAGCCATAAATTCAGCCTTGAAGGAGGAACATTGGCCAAAGTTAGCTGTAATGGCTGAGATCAACACTCCAGCATGGTTCCTGATAATAGCACCACCTCTTGCAGGGCCAGGACAACCCTTAGCTACACTCTCCGAATTGAGAGCGTACCAACCATCTTGAGCGTTCCTGATAGTCGTTCTAATAATATGAACTAATCAGTATCGTGTTTggtaactactccctccgtttctttttgtttgttacgtatttctTTTAGGGtttttcacaatgtttgttatgtgggagaatatttccttttataaacttattatactatcattttttgtgccagcttttaattttaattagtccaattttttcaacttattaaatttctttacaatttcccaagtatatatgttaagttagcaatctgtgtgcttttccattattggttcattttgataaataaaacaatcttattggttgttgtaatgattagttgattgaggttttactggagtttatttttttaacaaaaaaaaaaaatctttattatacgttaataaacgtgtaaaagtccaaacgtaacaaacaaaaagaaacggagggagtatattcttTTAACTACGGAGTATATCATGGAGTTGATTGTATGCATTAACTTTTCCGTAACCAAATCTATTGTATCACATTAACCTTACATTCCTAACAACATGATTTATACGTACTCCATATTATTCTTTGTATGATCATAACTTGATTAACTTCTGTTTTAGGCCATGTTTGATTCAAGTCATCATTTCAAAAGTTCTCGGACGCGTTAGGTATACAATAAATTCATTGCTAAtaatttttaactaattttttATTAACATGTTTTCATACTTatctttatacattattagattTACATGCACACGTTGCATGCGCAAATTGTTTTATATGAATACTCAAGTTTGCTTCTAATAGAATTTTatgcactacaagaaattgtgtcattaacgacgggaaattccaTCGCTAAAGgacaataatcgttgattaatgaagGGATCTCCTGTCATGAACCCATCATGCATAAAAGGGGCCCGTCGTTAAcctgtcgtaaaagacatttgcgatggTTGTTCCCGtttttgtttggttgtttgccccgtcgcaaaagacttttgcgacGGAATGTTTGACTTTTCGaaattaggttgtcattaaagatacaaattcttgtattgatgcttttgaatttttttcccCTAGTACCAATTAATGTTGAGAAGATTAACCTACGTGTTGGAACTAATTGTTCCACATGGAAAAAATAGAGGGAGATTGACTAACATATAAAATTGGTGGGCTACTCCACCTATCACCAACTAATTTTAGGATGGAACGCCGTCAGACTTATATGTGGTCAATCTCTTCTCATTTAAAAACCCGTGTATGGCCCAACGAGTTTATCAATTAACATACTCATAAAATATATACATCCAACAtggtaaaaaaatttaattaagtaATCTTGTATaattattatttgcataataTAAAGAGTAAAGAAATGAGACAATTttgattagtgattttgaaggaaTAATTGGTATTAAAGCGAAaaaatttattactaaaaatagaTCACTTTTACAGTATACATGTAAAACccctaatttttattattttataaatgtaATTTTAATATATTTATGATTAATCAAACATTTTTAAAAGAGTATTTATATCATAATTACTACCCATATCATATAAATTATAATGGAGCATTAAGTTGCAtttaacatgaattaaatttatttcaGAAAAGAAATTAGTTTAATGTTTCCTTTtatggaaatatattaaatgtaAGTGAGAACTATGGATATATATAAAAGCATTAATGAAATTGAAATCATATTCAAATTCTATAGAAGTAAAATATTATTCTTCACTATCTATCTGATATCTGGCATTATGTTcacaaatttattttaaaaaacaaaTACAATCCATGGAACTAATTTTAGCTAGTTTAAAAGTGttcataaaaaaaatgatatatctagtgactgaaattaaaccaatggaaaaaggaaaaatttACAAAATTACAAGAGATACAAAATTACAAGAGATACAACTACTGAGTGTTTAGCTACCAGGTGTCTAAAATCATTAACGAATTGAAAATGGGAAAACTAAAATCAATAAATTGTTAAACGATGGAAAATGTAAAATCATTTAAGTGCTAAACAATGGAAAACTAAGACATTAAAGAGCTTTTTGGGAAAAATTGGTGAAAAATATGAGTTACTAATTAAGAAGAATCAAACTATGCATCTCTTGCTACAACATAATGGGGCTAAACACTCAACATACCAACTGAAATAAAGTCATTGTTGTGAGGTATAATAGAGGGTTTCAATTATATACAGAAAACCTTTTAAACGATTATATATTTTTCCGTGAATCCAAGAAATTGGGGTGCAACTGTACCCTTATACCTCCCTAGATCCGCCATTGACTGCAATGGTGGCTAGTGGTCTCGATTTTTCCAGATTTATGTCAGAGAACACAGAAGTGAGAAAGATGAGAACAATTTtgcattttttaattttaaaatattagacCAACAAAAACATGACACGTGATTGTTGAAGAAAATAAAGGGAAAAAAGTAATCTAGGGAGCCTTTAAAGAAaggaaattttggtaatattaatccaactttTTTCCGATTTTCTTTTACTAATCTCACCTAAGATATATTTCttaactagattaggtcccgtgcacgcacggatatttaaaaattattatttgaccatcttttttataaaatttttaattgaattatttatcccttaaatctattgcgtaattaataatcttgaatgtactcattttatcacattttaacttactacgtattatatattttatatgtttaatatgatgatctgactaaaatatttgacatatttaatatgctaatttgaccaaaatagcgagtaagaatattttctattattgacatgacattttgactaaaattttaccaaaattttaataatgacatattccataatcctattttttttccatatataaacatttatacaaaatgagagaaaataaaaaaagaataaaataaatatgtctttttaggattttttggcgggaaaatttttcaccaggaaatgacacgtgtcattcctggtgtctcttttagtatatagtaatagataatcCCACTTTTACtaccaacgacttttattgggcttaagtgacctataaccggtgaaaaagtcaacgagatggtgatgaattgatgatgatgattgaatatatcgagagatgGTACTGCCACGTAGGGATATATTACCGCTTACAACAGGTTTATGACCTGttaggcccaataaaagtcgttgggtagtaaaggtggaattttaaaaaaatatgtcgtaggtggggtTAATAAAAGataatcggccaaaggttggattaatattaccaaattttccttaaagAAAAAGATATATCACATCATCAACTTAGgctctgttctcttcaccttattttcacttatttcagatctgataagataagataagataaaataagataaaataagggcCAATAAggtaagataagataagataagttcagggtcaataagatgagataagataagataagttcaaggccaataagataagataaaataaaataagataagctaagctaaatattacataaggttatactataagtttcaataagataagggccaataagataagataagataagataattaagataagataaaggtcaataagttcagataagataaaataagataagttcagggccaataagataagataagataagtgaaattcaggtgaagagaacactaCCTTACTTATTGTTGCAAACCGAAATTAGGAGCCctttaaacaaaaaaatgtgTCCAAAAGGTTATATTTTTCTTAGTTAAATAAAATCTCAAACCTTTTTAAGTAGGCCGTTTAAAGGttgtatttttaaaattaactatttatgaatttattttgttgtagttgtaatttataaactttattTAGTTTATACAAATTTAGCTATatcaaaaatatataaataaaataaaaaacatcaATACAACTCGTACGTACTACTTAGTTCTACTTGCCTATCACTCTTTATTTGTGTATTAGTTGGATCGTTGGAAAGCTTATTAGTTGAAGTACTTTTAGGTTGCGTTTGGATACACGTATTTTATTTCAATTgcttcatttcaaattatgggAATTGAAATCCATATATTCAAATTTAAATCATTTGTTTGGAAAATATTAAGAATTTGAAATCCATAATTTCAAATTCTTTATGTTGTTTGGAAGTAAATAGAATTTCATTTCTAGAAATTAAAGGTTCAATCAATTATTTGCTAAACAAATTTTATAAAGCAAAGTCAACAAAACAGTTAAATGGCCATCAATCCTTCAACTTCGAACATTTATCCATCGATTTTTTCTTTCTAATCTTAATATCTATCAAGATGCAATGCCCGCAGAGTAAACACTCACATTTTCCCCCCAATATTGGAACGACGTCACCCGTAATCCTAATTTTGGAGCCTTGAATCACCGTTCTTCACCGGAATCAGCAGAAATTTTTAGGTCAGAGTAGAATCATCGAAATCAAATAAGATCGAGTGATATGAAACCATCAAGTCAGTAGCAACTTGGCTGAATTGAGAGAAAGTTAGTAGGAGAATTCGACGGGAAAGAAATCGTTGTTGTGATAGCAGATGTGAGAGGGAGGGTGGGAGGAAGGAAGGTggtggaggaggagagagagtgggaGGACTCGAAGGAGATAAGAAAAAATGTCGAGGAAGAAgcgtgggaggagagagaaagggttgTTTATAGAGAAGTGTGGTATACTGGTATTAGACGCTTAGATGTTGTGGGCTAAGAA
This Spinacia oleracea cultivar Varoflay chromosome 6, BTI_SOV_V1, whole genome shotgun sequence DNA region includes the following protein-coding sequences:
- the LOC110781931 gene encoding protein TRM32, whose product is MGKYLRRKQSYISVGEDHPGCIWAVFQMFNYHPWHNVRKMLPYKKHKSSLDQSTKSKGINPEVEHGINHSQELEEDLVFKHLASVNSGDGSVSKRSLKARIKAFMKEKSNSRELDMVVQEPEFQGHKNKCDDDDCAPSLLSLLKANPKLIKSTNQVDVASNMNQGTNVKQKDSNDFVGVLELYKVDYDLFLRVMQDSPPRKLKLVKCGTFPSLNPCNFETRQTKVEQHKYNEVWPVSGNARVLQKAKSQGIARSSSITDYSLDKFGYLFDTSSNKAIKKHLSKSLRLKNDKDFGLLNDLQGQRSFKERDYLSESESHLFTSNEPSRASLKRWNNTNYGEMKLRHDSPREVESPAESQTQRQSFEEQFDAMAAARNRETNLEGCSSQKDEIEIVDWPISEESPSVLISPSSISRNLEEETQLDDQFSVDYQYVKYVIDIAGLATTENQCDEWHSQTQPLDPALFDGIEVCCPFEPKSSDKDTIFISRSNRKVVFDLINEALIDIHERSNVYYPKALLSGCHVCPTRNGKRLGVGQVWKYVGEYLSWRAELDPSLDVAVSHDLSKDKNGWLNLQTDAEGLGLELEDLIFNELLDEIVCY